CATAGGAGAGAGGTGAAGATATTCTGTTTGAGGAGTGGATGACCGAATGATAAATAATCAGATATTATGGAAAGGATAGATTAAATACTATGGTTATATTCGATGCTTTTCAAAATGTGAAATCGAGAGTAATAATTGGCACCTCTCAGGTAGAAGCTGTCTACTTGCCAAAAGTACATTATGGCTGCcaatttccattaaaaattatttgtcctAGTAAATGTTGTATCTATgcattttaatgttttgttttaaatatatccGTGAAAcaaaatgtattcctttttggaaaataattttgagaaacTGAAAAAATTTGCTTTTGAAAAGAGTTGAGTCAGGAACAGAAAATGGATAAGCTTATATTTTGAAACAATTTATTAAAATGCAATCTTCAAAAAGACAGCATTTAAATTGCCTTCTTTTACAATCGAAAGAATACAAGGCATCCAGAATCTTGGGTGCAACCCAACCGTTTGGTCAGATTTTTGGATTCAGATAAGACATCTGGAAAGATTAGCTGCTATTTACTTTGTTGAAAAGAACTCCATGAGAGCaaaattattttgagtttttttcaaACACTTCCAACAAATCGTTTGAGATATTATGACTGTACATGGTAGTGCTTCTGCCTTTTTTATGAAGTAAAAAGAATTATGGCAAAATTATTTTCTGTAGAGGTGAATGAGAGGTGATACAATGATCATAAATGTAGCATTTTACTTTCTCTTGAATAGTTAACTTGGTTCCCCCTAGATTACCATCTaaccttgttttaaaaaaaaatgtttgttacaTTTAAGTACCCTTTTAacaccctctcctctcttccactTTAGAAAAAGCATCATTCCACCAAAAGATATAGCTATACATAAAaccatgtcttacttatttctaattatcacttctttttctggagatggactATATAAGTAATTCTTCAAActatatttctattgctgtatgtAATactctcttgattctgctcctttcattcttcataattacatgtctttccatgttttagcAAAATTCATCTGTTGTCATTTTTcctggcacagtagtattccatcataatcacatgccacaactggcttagccattccccaatagatgggcaTTTctccaatttccagttctttgttttcacaaaaaaaaaaataaataaaaagctgctataaatatttaagaacagacaagttcttttttttccccccctgatcaccttgggaaacagacctaatcTTGCTATGGGTGGATTTATGggcatacatagttttataattaTTCACTGGGCAGAATTCCTTATCagtctccaaaatggttggatcggttcataattccaccaacagtatatttaTTAACATactcattttttcacattccctttaacattttatattttgcccttttatcattttagtcaatataggagtgagatatctcagagctgttttcatttgcctttctctaatcagtaatcatttagagcaattttttcatagctttgatgtcttcatccaaaaactgtccatatcttttgaccattttacCTGTTGGGGAGCGGCTCATGTTTATAAATGAGgcaaagttctctatatgttttagatatgagacctccatttgaaaaactataaaaaaaaattttcccagcttaattctttcccttttttaaaaaatggcttttaaatccttaccttccatcttgtaatcaatactgtgtggttccaaggcagaagagccagcAGTAAGGGTCTTTTATCTTTAGAcgtggctctcaatctactgagccatctagctgccccctactgctttccttcaaattttggttaAATTAGttgttttgtacaaaaccttttcaatttaggGTAGTCAAAATTTTCCATCTTACACCTCACAATGCTTTATATCACTTATTTATTCATCAATTTTCTCCTATCTATTAATACAATAGGTAATAGGTTTCCcgttctcctaatttgcttatatctcccTTCATACCTTAGTCTTGTATCCATTTTTATCTAATCATTgcaaatggtataagatattagttcaaatctagtttctgccaaatagctttccagttttcctaatgattttattaaatagtgaattcttattccaaaaatttAGATCTTGACTCTTTGttatatgtctgttctgttccacatatctacttttctatttcttagcaagtACCACATAGTTTTTATAATTACTGCTTTCTAATATGATTCAAAATTGAGCACTGTTAGACCACCTTCATTGACATTTTTTCAATTCCTTTGCTTTTCTTGCCTGTTGTTTTCCCAAATGAATTCTGTTACTTTTTATAgttcattaaaaaacatttttggtaaCTTGATTGGGATGGCATTAAATAATAAGATAAGTTTAgaaaggattgtcattttaattattttgcctttgctcacccatgaacaattaatatttccctaattatttaaatatgattttatataaaaatgtatatgtatatatacttaacATGTCATgtaaaatcattttataattatgttcatatagtttctgtgtttgctTTGGCAGATATACTCCTTGGTATTTTAGTCTATCTATGATTAGTTTAAATGGGCAATCTCGTATATCTTCTTGCAGGACATTGTTGGTGACAttaaaatgctgataatttatgtgggtttattttatattctactttgctaaaattattgatagcttcaactaatttttagtttaATCCCCAGGAATATATATTACATAGATATACaagtatagatatagatatatcatcTGTGAAAGGACATAGTGAAATTGACTACTTCTTTgcccatttttattctttccatttctttttcttgtcttgctGATATTGCTGGCATTTctaatacatatattaaaattaatgataatggatgtccttttttcattcctgatcttatagggaagaCTTTTAAATTCCCCATtacagatgtttgctgatggctttaaatatacacttattattttaagaaaaatttcatttatatcaatgctttcaagtgtttttaatgaATGGAACAGATGTTAGAAGTCCTCAAGAGCTTGGATTTCACTTACAACTAGGAAACTGAAGCCCTAAGAAATAATCTGACTTATATTAGATCACAGAGATAGTTTTTGTTCTGGAACTGTAGTTCTTTTCACTAAGTTTAGTTCATCCAATCTCCATGAGTCTAGATTCCCCAAATTCCCAATAGTGTGCTCCATTTTCAAGAGCCCTACACACCTTTCAGATCCTGTGTGGTAAGATCCTAGGGTCAATTCTTTACCGCTTTAATAATTTTGTGATCTCACAGACGTGTACTCCTTTCAGCAACTCTAATTGGAACTAATCCATGAGGTCTCGTCTGGTAATATTGTCTGGGCAACTCAGAGGGCATgtcacttaaaaattaaaatgaaatgcaGCCCTTGTTCCCAACCCCACAGTGCCTTAGCTAAATACACTGCCAGCTCTCAGTGTGACCTACGACAAAAATGGAAGCTTACATCCATCCTAAAGTTTCCTTCCTCTTTGCCGTTTCTATATGCCAGTTTCCCAGGCCTGCGTTGTGACTGTGTCCAACCCTGCCATGTGTCCTCTAGGTCATGATGATGGGCAATGTACGCCTGGCAGCAATCCTGTTGCAGTACGGGGCGGAACCCAACACCCCAGACCCGACAACCCTCACCCTGCCAGTCCACGACGCTGCCCGGGAGGGCTTCCTGGACACTCTGATGCTGCTCCATCGGGCAGGGGCGCGGCTGGATGTCAGGGACTCCTGGGGTCGCCTGCCTGTGGACCTCGCAGAGGAACAAGGACACCACCTCGTGGTCGCATACCTGCGCGAGGTGGTGAGGGACGCCTGAATGATACGGTCCAGGAGGCTCAATAGGATCTTCCAGGTGAGAACGaaatgggggggaaaaaaagtgcGTGTGTGCGGAACCTCCGCCATTGCTTTTCCTCTCCCCTAGGAGCACCAAGTTAAGTATGCTAGCTGCCATTATACGAGTCTGTAAAGCTTGCAAATAGCATTCGTTTTTCACCACAACCAGGGAGGGAGGTTCAGTTGTCCTGAAGTGCAGTAATGTGTGTCTCCAGCCAGCTTGGAACAAGGTtccctgatttcaggtccagcatGAACAAGACTCCTGCCAAACCCTTTAAGACGAAAAATGGTGTTCTCGGGAAAGCGTTTGCTGTCACAGAGCAGGGAGGTGGCAAGTGCAGGTCGCAGGGAGACACGAATGTCAGAAAAACAAGTTTGTGAGTGACTAAAAAGTTCATATCGCCTTCAGCGTAATTTACAGGGTGACTGCTGCACAGCTTTACTCCCCTTCCTCCGCGGTGGCCTCCTGATAATGCTGATACTCAGCTACCAAATCATTCAAGGTGCTTTCTGCTTCAACGAATTCCATGGCATCCATGCCCTTTCCGGTGTCCCGGCGTGGGGAAGCCTTTCCGCCAAACATGGCCGGAAACTGCCCAGAAACGCACTTCCCAGGCTTTTGGGTGGCAACTCTGTTGCCAACGCAGGGGGCAGACCTCTCCTGGCCCCGGGCTGGGAAGTCACGAACGGCCGTTTGGGGTTGGAGATTCATTCCCCAAAGGAATGGCCGTTCTTGTTTTTGGATATTGCGCATCAGCTCCTGTACGTCCTTCGTGGGGGTATGGCTCTGAGCACCGCGGCGGTCCCGTAGCGCCCGTGCCCAGATCCCCAGGCAGCCGGGAGATCTGTAGAGCGTTCAGCATGACTCAAAGCCCGTCCTAATGAAGACGGGCTTTTAGAGGCTGTGCGCAGTGAGCCATCAGTCACCGCGCagtttattgagagagaaagggaaaacccCGGGGGGATCCCAGCCGTCCTAGACCCgacccggcccggcccggcctcAGTGGGAGCCCCCTCGCCGACTCCCACAGAATTCCGTTAGAACCCTTGTCTATTAGAGGTTCTAATGCCCATGAGCACGCAGATGGCTGGACGCTGCTCGGGGTTCCAGGAGAGGTTCACGGAAACTGGGAGCAGGGCAGACATGGACGTCTGAGAGTGTAGCCTGAGAGGGCTCGTCCTAAACCCCTTCTGTGGAGAGGCGTTGGTCGCTTCTGCTAACAGATAAGTACGTGACTGCTGTCTCATTCCCCTGGGGAATGGGGCGCGGCAACCCCAGGAGGGGCTCGTTGTCCTGGGCTCCTGCTATGTTCGTTTGGAGACGTGAGTAACCATTGCCTGGAGAATGACACCCTCATTCCTCACTCCACACACAGACGAGAGCGAACCCCGTCGGGGCCCAAAAGTCCGGGGTTCAAAGGCAGCCTTAGAGCAAGACAGACTTTGTTAACAGCGGACAGAGCTGGTAACTGTTACCACGCCCCCCAGGCAGCGGTCTAAGACTATACATTGCAGCGCGTTGGTTTCGGTGGGCTGAAGCCCTCACCAGCCTGTCCTACGTCTTCCCCACCCCAATTCTGTAGAAACAGCAGGCTCTGGGAGGGCCTCCTCATTCGCCGTGCTTCTTCCTTGCATCCTATGGATGGAGATGCCCAGAGAGAGCCGGTGGGATCTGTAGCCGAGCCAGCACCTTTTGTAAGGCCGAAAAGAAAAGGACTTCAGCCAGCTTTTCCCCAGCCTTTCTCATTGTCTCCTTGAGCTTTGcccactcccccacccctcccgGACCGCCGCCGCCACCACCCGGCAATGGTCCTGGGTAATGAAGTGTTGGGGGCGGGGAATCCACAAACCGATAGCCTCGGAGGACCCCTGTCCGGCCGAGGGACGCACGGCTGCCCCAGGCTGTTAGTGCTGCAGTTAGGGGCGCTCTGGCTCGGTTAGAAACGGGTTTTCTCGCTGTACTCAGGGTATGATGGGGGAGGGGGCCAAGGCCGGGGAGACGGACTTCGGAGCAGCGGCTCGCCCTTTGGTTCTTGTTTTTGAACACCTCGGGTTGATCAACAGACTAAGCGCCTCCTTTTGGGCCAAGCAGGGTGCTGAGCgctgagaatacaaaaataaaatagaattctgaCCTTCGAGGAGCTCACGGTCTAATTAATGAGGGAAATAACAATCCAAACAACTTCCACAAATAAGATCTATACAAGATAAGTGGATGATAATCAAGAGAAGGGATGAACCAGtattaaggaaaataaggggggggggggggctcggCCAGATGTCGATATAGATGTGtacacacgcacatgcacatgTACATGCAGGCTGCAGATATAACGAAACTGATgcttgatggttttttttttgtttttgtttttttttaaataggggagggggtggggattgTGCAGCTCCTGGCAAGGCAgtaagaagagctttaaatgcaaGCTAATTCTCGGGCTCTTTTCGTAGAACTCGGACGGTATAAAGAATGTCATTTGGCCACTAATCTTATGGAGTTTTCTCTTCTTAAACAGCCTTTTCTTTTGCAGATTACAATGTACTCCGTAACTTGGAAGACGTGCTAAAAAGCTGGAAGATCGAGAATTGCCTGGAGCTGCTTGCTCTCCGTCTTCCCAGGATCAGCTTCAATACATTGCCTTGCTTTGCATAGTGATTAAATAAACTTGCTTCTCTCTGAAGCTCTGAAACAGAAGTCGATCATTCTTACATCGTCGGGTGCTCATTACGCTTTGGCTCCAATTAGAGGTGTGTATGGGTATATATGGAtttagggaggaagagaaggagaccGAGAGAAAAGAGGCATatactatatacaaatatatttgaatGATTTCCATGGCTTTTTCATTTGAGTCATTTGTTAGGGTTTCCTTGCAAAGGGAGCCACAGAAATCAGTCCTCTCTGCACTTTTATTTACTTAGTAGTAATATCTACGTTTTGCTAGATCCTGGAGAAGATAAGGGGTTTGGTCCTTCAGTTCAGTTAAGTAAACATTTCTTCAGTGCCTATTCTGTTCAAGACAAAAACCTCAGCCCTATCCTGAAAAGGTTTATCTTCTATTGGAATACAATTCTTACTCAAGTAAGAAAATGCaaactattttcaaaataatttcaagagagaGAATGCCAATAGCTggggacattttttaaaaatgtgtaggCTGTGATCTCTGCACTGTGCTTTGAAAGCAGGTAGGGATTTCTGGCGGCTGCTAGGTGGCCAAGtgattagagtgctgggcctgaagacagatcttgagttcaaatctgcccttagacacttaactagctataagaccctgggcaagacacctgtttgccttcctttccttatctgtaaaatgatctggggaaggaaatggccaaccactctttcccctttactaagaaaaccccca
The window above is part of the Monodelphis domestica isolate mMonDom1 chromosome 7, mMonDom1.pri, whole genome shotgun sequence genome. Proteins encoded here:
- the CDKN2A gene encoding cyclin-dependent kinase inhibitor 2A isoform 2 (isoform 2 is encoded by transcript variant 2) yields the protein MIRRVRVTVRVSRACRPHHVRIFVAKIVQALCRASASINQGTPFQVLLIVRKKRHRGRSGHDDGQCTPGSNPVAVRGGTQHPRPDNPHPASPRRCPGGLPGHSDAAPSGRGAAGCQGLLGSPACGPRRGTRTPPRGRIPARGGEGRLNDTVQEAQ
- the CDKN2A gene encoding cyclin-dependent kinase inhibitor 2A isoform 1 (isoform 1 is encoded by transcript variant 1), which translates into the protein MGIVEKKEGGLERNRALFNSEGSCEGAKCGKEASMHTKHESEESFSGEKLTEAAARGRTEVVTELLELGTNPNAVNRFGRSAIQVMMMGNVRLAAILLQYGAEPNTPDPTTLTLPVHDAAREGFLDTLMLLHRAGARLDVRDSWGRLPVDLAEEQGHHLVVAYLREVVRDA